In Chloroflexota bacterium, the genomic stretch CGCCCATATTGACGCCGGCAAGACCACGACAACCGAGCGCATCCTTTTCTATACCGGGCGCACTTACCGCATGGGCAATGTGGATGAGGGGACCACGGTCACGGACTGGATGGAACAGGAGCGTGAGCGCGGCATCACCATTACGGCCGCCGCGATCTCATGCGTCTGGAAGGACATCCAGATCAACATCATCGACACGCCGGGGCATATCGATTTTACGGCGGAGGTGCAGCGATCGCTGCGGGTGCTGGACGGCGGGGTCGTCGTCTTCGATGCCGTGAACGGCGTGGAGCCCCAGTCCGAGACGGTATGGCGTCAGGCGAACCGGTACAACGTCCCGCGCATGTGCTTTGTGAACAAGATGGACCGGGTGGGCGCCGATTTCTGGGGCACCGTGGCCATGATCAAGGATCGGCTACACGCGCAGCCCGTGCCCATTCAGGTCCCCATCGGATCGGCCGACTCGTTCCGTGGGATGGTGGACCTGATCGAGGAGAAGGCGTGGGTCTTCTCCGATGAGCTGGGCGCCCGTCCGGAGCAGACGGAGATCCCGGAGGATCTCCAGGATGAGGTCGTGGAGCGGCGAGAACAGATGATCGAGCTCATCGCCGACGCGGACGAGGAGCTGCTCCACAAGTACCTGGAGAGCGAGCCGATCTCGCCGGATGAGATCCGACAGGCTTTGCGTCGGGCGACCATCAGCGGCGCCCTGGTGCCGGTGCTCTGCGGCTCCGCCCTGAAGAACAAAGGGGTGCAGCCGCTGCTCGATGCCATCATCTATTATCTTCCGTCGCCGGCGGACGTCCCTCCCATCCGCGGGGTGAACCCGCGCACGGGAGAGGAGGAGGAGCGAGTCGCAGACGATGAGGGGCCGCTGGCCGCCCTGGTCTTCAAGATCGTCTCGGACCCCTACATGGGCCGTCTGGCGTACTTGCGGGTGTACTCCGGCACTTTGCGCACCGGCGACCAGGTGCTGAATGCGAACAAGGGGCGGAAGGAGCGCATCGGCCGTCTGGTGCGGATGTACGCGGACAAGCGGGAGGACATCGACGTCATCCACGCGGGGGATATCGGGGCGGCCCTGGGGCTTCGTCAGACCTTTACCGGCGAGACGCTCTGCACGGCCCAGGCGCCGATCCTGCTGGAATCGATTCAATTCCCGGAGCCGGTGATCTCCGTGGCGATCGAGCCACGCACGCAGGCGGATCAGGACCGGATGACGGAGGCGCTGCAGCGCCTGGCGGAGGAGGACCCCACGTTCCGGGTGCGTTACGACGAGCAGACCGGACAGACGCTGATCTCCGGCATGGGCGAGCTGCACCTGGAGGTGCTGGTCGACCGCATGCTGCGGGAGTTCCGGGTCAGCGCGAACGTCGGCAGGCCCCAGGTGGCCTATCGGGAGACGATCACGCGCCCGGCCCGGGCGGAGGGGCGCTTCATCCGGCAGACGGGTGGGCGCGGCCAGTATGGGCACGTGTGGCTGGAGGTCGAGCCGCTGCCCTCCGGGAAGGGGTTCGAGTTTGAGAACGCCATCGTTGGCGGCACGATTCCGAGGGAGTTCATCCCGGCCGTGGAGGCCGGAGTGCGCGAGGCGCTGGAGGACGGCGTCCTGGCCGGCTATCCCATTGTGGATATTAAAGTACGCCTGGTGGACGGTTCCTATCACGAGGTGGACTCCTCGGACGTGGCCTTCAAGATCGCCGGATCCATCGCGCTGCGCGAGGCGGTGCGCCGGGGTGGCCCGGTGCTCCTGGAGCCGGTGATGCGGGTGGATGTGGTGGTGCCCGAGCAGTATACGGGGGATGTGATCGGCGATCTGAGCGCCCGGCGGGGGGAGATCCAGGGGTTGGAGCCGCGTGGCCCCGGCATGCAGTTGATCCATGCCCTGGTGCCCCTGGCCGAGATGTTCGGATACGCCACGCGGCTGCGCTCCGCCACCCAGGGGCGTGGCACGTTCACCATGGAATTCGATCATTATGAGCGGGTGGACGCTGCGCTGATGGAGCGCATCATGATGGGGGCTCGTTGAGCGATGTCCCCGAACCTGGCCGGGGTGGGCGGCCGGCTTTCATCGTGACATGCAAGATTTGCCTGATTCAAATGGCGCAGGTATAATGCGAGAGTTGCGCCCATATGTAGGATAAAAGGGCTAGGTATCTATCGCTGGCA encodes the following:
- the fusA gene encoding elongation factor G, with protein sequence MAREVPLSRLRNIGIIAHIDAGKTTTTERILFYTGRTYRMGNVDEGTTVTDWMEQERERGITITAAAISCVWKDIQINIIDTPGHIDFTAEVQRSLRVLDGGVVVFDAVNGVEPQSETVWRQANRYNVPRMCFVNKMDRVGADFWGTVAMIKDRLHAQPVPIQVPIGSADSFRGMVDLIEEKAWVFSDELGARPEQTEIPEDLQDEVVERREQMIELIADADEELLHKYLESEPISPDEIRQALRRATISGALVPVLCGSALKNKGVQPLLDAIIYYLPSPADVPPIRGVNPRTGEEEERVADDEGPLAALVFKIVSDPYMGRLAYLRVYSGTLRTGDQVLNANKGRKERIGRLVRMYADKREDIDVIHAGDIGAALGLRQTFTGETLCTAQAPILLESIQFPEPVISVAIEPRTQADQDRMTEALQRLAEEDPTFRVRYDEQTGQTLISGMGELHLEVLVDRMLREFRVSANVGRPQVAYRETITRPARAEGRFIRQTGGRGQYGHVWLEVEPLPSGKGFEFENAIVGGTIPREFIPAVEAGVREALEDGVLAGYPIVDIKVRLVDGSYHEVDSSDVAFKIAGSIALREAVRRGGPVLLEPVMRVDVVVPEQYTGDVIGDLSARRGEIQGLEPRGPGMQLIHALVPLAEMFGYATRLRSATQGRGTFTMEFDHYERVDAALMERIMMGAR